One genomic segment of Chitinivibrionales bacterium includes these proteins:
- a CDS encoding Lrp/AsnC family transcriptional regulator: MVNAICLIKANRRSINSVAEKLAAVEDISEVYSVAGKYDLVAIIRAPSNEKLADIVTNHMLKIEGIIETETMIAFQCFSRHDLESMFSIGFKEKKQ; encoded by the coding sequence ATGGTAAATGCAATATGCTTAATCAAGGCAAACAGACGAAGCATAAATTCAGTTGCCGAAAAACTCGCAGCCGTTGAAGATATCTCGGAAGTCTACTCGGTTGCAGGGAAATATGACCTTGTAGCGATAATCCGTGCACCGTCAAACGAAAAACTGGCTGATATTGTCACCAATCATATGCTGAAAATTGAAGGTATAATTGAAACTGAAACGATGATTGCTTTCCAATGTTTTTCCCGACATGACCTGGAAAGCATGTTTTCCATAGGTTTTAAAGAAAAGAAACAATAG